From one Triticum aestivum cultivar Chinese Spring chromosome 4B, IWGSC CS RefSeq v2.1, whole genome shotgun sequence genomic stretch:
- the LOC123091881 gene encoding uncharacterized protein, which translates to MVYIDGRRGTAASPGARRQAPCLTTPQGGRLAEMRPPHALFRWPPLLDGRRWLRLYGFFDRCVVRLVKNEVASIKEMQSQFPSDAVYYYTDSEDRQQSTEATPPMVKIPYRMMLDVLLESLGLPEAEYRTKECVCEGGSKLRRTPFSFRYARLFVIRSLCI; encoded by the exons ATGGTCTACATTGACGGGAGGAGGGGAACAGCAGCCTcgccaggcgccaggcgccaggcgccaTGCCTCACCACGCCGCAGGGTGGCCGTCTGGCCGAGATGCGGCCGCCCCATGCTCTGTTCCGATGGCCTCCTCTACTCGATGGTCGCCGTTGGTTGAG GTTGTACGGTTTCTTCGATCGCTGTGTCGTTCGACTCGTCAAg AATGAAGTGGCGAGCATAAAAGAAATGCAGAGCCAGTTTCCCTCGGATGCAGTGTATTATTACACTGACTCTGAGGATAGACAACAGTCTACTGAG GCTACTCCACCAATGGTGAAAATCCCCTACAGAATGATGCTGGATGTCCTTTTAGAATCTTTGGGCCTGCCAGAGGCTGAGTATCGAACCAAAGAATGCGTATGCGAGGGTGGTTCGAAGTTACGAAGAACCCCATTTTCGTTCAGATATGCACGCCTTTTTGTCATCCGGAGTCTTTGCATTTAG